A window of Pristis pectinata isolate sPriPec2 chromosome 18, sPriPec2.1.pri, whole genome shotgun sequence genomic DNA:
gcccttgcaacagccaagtttctgtaatggccacaacatcgtaattccatgtactgatccatgctctgagttcatcacccttattcttaatattcCTTGGATTAAAGTAAacctatccaactgactgcatttatgccctatccattgcctatccttcctcacagtctctctgcacattgcatctacctttacaccaactgctccatcatctgacctaacactctggttcccatccccttgccaaccaagcttaaaccctccccagcagctccagcaaacctgccccaCAAGAGGGATCAaaccctctcgagttcaggtgtaacctgtcccttttgtacaggccaTACCTTCTCCATAAGAGATCctagtgatccacaaatctgaaaccctgctccctgcaccaattcttcagccacgcattcatctgccatatcttcctattcttgctCTCACTGGCACTTTTCCTGGTAGGTAtccacagtatccaaagtggtatatttgttattgaggggaatggccacaggggtccCCTGCATTGACtacctattccctttccctctcctgatgatcgcccatctacctgcatcctgcaaccttgGTGTGACCGTCTCCCTGTAAGTCCTctctatcaacccctcagcctcctgaatgacctggagttcatccagctcctactccagttccctaacgcagtCTGCAAGGAGCTGTAGCCAGATGCACTTCTTgtagatgtagtcatcagggttATTAGAGGTCTCCATGACTTCCcatatcctgcaagaggagcataccactgccctgacAGCCATTCCCCATTGCTCTGactgtgcaataagaaagaaataaagaccttaccAGAACCTCAATTTAGCCTCCCCTCACTTACTCTGCCTATTGTATATCAGCCTTTTATGcaacaccttgtcaaatgccttctagaaGGGTGGGAGCTGCTGGATTATCATGTTCCTTCTGCCTTAATTTCTAAATATCCTTTTTCCCACCCCTTCTAGCCTGTCCAATAGTTCAGCTTGTCTGGTACCATCCAGAACTGAATCTGGGTCTTTATGACTGCACCAGCACTTAACTGAGCCATTGGATGTTGGAAGTTTCTTCACgctttaacttttttaaaaaaaatcagttgtgaAAGTATTGTTGCATGCCAATTCTTATGTGTTTCTCACCCTGTTCCAACATTCCATGTTGTGAATCATTTTCATAATTTTGGTAAACACAAAGctacagatattggaatctgaaacaaaaacagaaaatgccagaagaactcagccagtcaagcaatatctgtagaaagagaaatcagttaacattttgggtcagggatccttcctcagaactgggggaagagtggaggggttaTAGTTTTCAATACTTTCCCTTTCTCCTTGCACAGATGTTGattggttgagttcttccagcattttctgtttttgtttgtataTCGATTGTCATCATTTTCTTCAATATTGAACTGTGCTGAGATGGATATCTTTATCCCTACTCCAATAAAGACTACACTTAGTTTCCATCTGTTTCAATCCTTTGCTATGTTAAACAAATTTCTTGTTTGCTTTTCTCAGTCCTTTGCAGAAGGTATTTTTGTGGCTGTAAATGATTGCTCATTTTTTGGTCTCCCATGAACAATGGGGCTGCCTTCTTCCTAGGGCACTGGTTGCATTTTACATGGCCACTTTCTTGTTGTCAGCTTTTGGGTCTGGTGTGCTATGCCTGTGTGTATTAATGCTACATGTCCAATAACTGTAATTGACATATTTTTGCACCATACTTTTCATCTACATTTTGTACAATAGATACATATATTTACACTACTTTGATATAAACTTGCTTTCTTAAACTTCATCCATGCTGTTATCACCTTTAAAATCAACTATTCAACAGCTCTAAAAGGAAAATACtatgatgatggaaatctgaaataaaaacagaaagtgcttgaaataattttgatgaaaggtcattgtcctTAAGCATGCCTGTTTCTCAATCCACAGGATCTAACCTtctgagtattccagcattatCTCTTTTTATTGTAATAGCTCTTCCTTTTTGCACTGCATGGATATTTGTGTGGTTCTCTGTGTTAAAGGTACTCTTATAAATTCAAGTTGTGAGCAGAGGCTTAGATACTGCTCCAggtaattcattttaatttttttttctttcctcactATATTGTATTTTTGTATTGAATGATCCTTTCTAATCACTGTCAAAATGCTTTCATAGCAGCAAAGAGTCTGAACAAGATTCCCCAAAAGTGTGTTCAACTTGCATTCCTGATTTTATGCTTTCAGGTCTGCCACTATACAACCTTTTCATATAATTCTCTTTTATAATATTGGGAATGCACTTTATGTTTGAGCAATTTTTGAAACTTAATTATTTCatgttttactttttctttttatcttcagGGATACATCTGGACAAGGCAGGTTCTGCACCATTTTTCGTTCCTACTCTCGAGGAGCACAGGTAAGACAAAAAACACTACTCTCatttattattaaattaaaacatgcattatttaacattttttatcTCCACAAGTAGGTCCAGAAGTTGATTCTTTTATCTGGTGAAAGAATACACTTTTAGACATCTGCATCGTTCATTTGTAATTCATTATTCAGCTGGGAGGTAGAAGAGCAGGTAATCATATCGGAGAAAGAAACCAATTCAAAAAAGATGGTTATGCAAGTTCATAGGTTAACAGTTACTTGACATGCAAGCCTTCTATTAACACACAGAGGAATAATTGTTTTCTTAAAAGATAGTTTTTAAAATTTAGGCCTTGGACCAGCATCATTGTTTATGTGATGCATTTGGGTTAGATAGACAACTCTGGAATCTCCTGATATACTTAAGTAATGTATTTTCTGTGCTTGCATTACACTTCTGATATATGTAGAGGagtgtagagtcatagaaattAATCCTTCATGATTTTTGGCTTGGCAACAGTAAGTATTCTATTATTCATACTTTGCAATTGTTTGAACATGTGCAATAATGTAAACTTCAATTAAAATGTTTGGAGATTCATTTGACATTGTTTCTTTGGTGAACTTAGATTTAGAATGTAGCAGATACGTATAAAATACATCATTTTACATACAATGCTTAAATCAAGATTTCATGTTGCTATTTGTGAGGTTATTTAATGCAATCCAATGGCACAATGATCTCTTAGAAGACACAGATGTTACagtttggaaaaaatatttttcaccttGAACTATTTCTTATGcgaatgtttttcttttccttcgtATCCTTAGAAACTGTTCCAAAGGACTTGGAATTAGGCAATTAGGAAAATAACTCCAAACTAAAATTACAAGTGGCTAGGATTGAGAATGAGTGGTGGATTCAATTATGGCATTAAAGAGGGGACTGAATAAATGCTTGGGAAGAAGAAATGTGCATGACTAGtgagagagagggcaggggaggagaacCAGTGGGATTGCTGTTGCTTAGACTCAACAAGGACTTGATTACCTGAATAGTCTCCTTCCATCTTATGTCCTTTCTGTAATTCTGTGAGAATGCCTGTTGTAATTTCTTTAAGTCATTTAGTAATGTGTTCTGTTTATTCAACATCGAAATTTTCAGGGTGTAATTTTGGTCTATGATATTACAAATCGCTGGTCATTTGACGGTATCGACAGGTGGATCAAGGAAATAGATGAGGTAAGGTAGATTTCAAATTCAGTGACTCTTGAATGATGACTATTAAGTTGAATGTTGAAGTGGTGGTGAGTCTACTTTGTTGGAATTTCTTTTCTGTCTTACACAGAAAATATCTGTTTGAACTTTTATGTTACTAGTACATTCAGCTGCAATGCTGTAGTTGATGAATTAATTCAGATAGCTGTGTTAGTAATATAATATCACTAAAAGAGTAGACATTCATAAATTGAAACATGAGCTAAAACTGAaggaagatgctgaaaataagTACACTTCCATGATTGGTAATATATAATGTGCTTTATTTATTGTATTCACTTTGGTAGCTCAGCACATTGCCTTTAGTAGGTCACCACTGATTCTGTTCTCCAAGCAGGGGCAGCATACAGACTTCTTGCTGTTTCAGCATCATTAAGTTCTCAGCTTTGTTATGGAAAACAATCAGCAGGGAGCTGGATCCTTCTACGCAGAGGAACTAGCTTTGCTGGTGATCTCTTTAGAAAGTAGTCACCTTCATGTCTCAACTTTATCAGTGTCTGCAGCTACGTACTTCTGAGAAGAATCGTATATGGTAGTAAGGATTTAACAACAACAGAATTTTCCATTCTCAAATGCGATGAGCTAAGACAGAATCAAGTTCTGTCTTCCTCTCTGGCAGCCTTTGTTACCCTAAGACTAATTGACTTGGGTCATTCTTGGTGGTTTTTAATGCATGGCACATAGTGCATTGACCTACTGAATGACTGGAAGGAGCACCTTACTTGAAAGTGTTCCAATTGCATTTGAAATTTTACATTTTGACATGGCTTTAGGGACCTTGTTAGTTTCTCAAATTGCCAAAACAAGAGATTGTAAGAGTTGAAATTATTTATCCCTAAAAATTTAGTAGGGCACAATGAACACCAACAAAAGGGGGAAGAAACAATGTACTGACAATGGCTCAATGGATGTCAAGGCATCCATGAAAAACAATAAATATTGCATGTAGTTTCATAATCCTTTACAATCACAATTGCTGCAGTTAATTTGGAGATTGTTTTCAAAGTAATAATAATTTTAAGTACCAAAGTACAGCATAGATTAACCTTAAACCTGACTCTCTGTCTAAATTCAAGAAAGGAGAGTTAAAATAATCTTAAATGGTTAGATTTTACTTGTAACATGCTTTGTAAATATTATTgtgtattttgaattttttacTCTATTTATGTTCTGATGCGACCAGTTAGTTCACATATAGAGAGAAAACCTTTGGTGATTCCACACAAATATTGTTTCCAAAAAAATGTTGCCATTCTGGTGCTTTTAGCTGGAAAAATTGGAGATTCAGAAATATTTATGGTTTTGTCATTGCAtgaattttaatagttttggaaTTGCTACTGGGTGAGTCAACAATGACAAAAGTGCTACTGCTTAATCAAAAGACCTTGTCAGTATTTCTGAAGCAACAAAATAACCTCTATTCCACAGGCAATTATGGTACCTTTATTATGGTCATGATTCTGATAAAGGATTCAATATaataaataaattgataaatttttGACTGCTTATGTTGTAAAATGAGGGAACATCAAGATCATTTCTGCATGGATGAATTAAAATAGCTTCGGTCTCCTCCTTACACACAACTAATTTGTGATCCATGAGTATTGAATGGAAAGTAATTAATTTGCTGCAACTACATGTGAATTTGAATATTGGTCTGGTGAGATATGAGATTATCTGTACCTGCTGATATTAAAATCCCTGAGTAAAAGCTTTGTCTTTGTTTGTCAGCTATTTGTTTTTCCCCTGTATTATGTGACAAGAATCCTTTACCTCCCTGTAAATGTTGTACATAGTTCAAAAGGTAATGAGTAGAAGTCAAAATGTATTAATCAGTTCCAGAACTACTCGTTCACAGAAGAATAGATAAAAATAATATGGCTAGTAAGAGGTTTTGGAACTTCCAGAAAACCACATTAATCATTAGGATTTCAGAGGAGGAATAAAAAGTATAGTAATTTTAATTGGATTCTTAATGCAAGTAAGATCACTATGAAAAACTATACTTAATTTGCTACTAAAATGGACAAATTGAGCAGCTTATTGCAATTCAGAATCATACTCCCGATGAACTAATCTCATGGAGAAATAACAGcagtattttgtgttggtctcCTCTGATTTGGAGCTGAGAACCTGCATCCCACTTTACTGAAACAATAAACTTACCATTGTCTTTGGGATATACAATGTGCAGCACATTGTGATTAGACTTTGTGATTTGAAGCTATGGACTGAGTGAAACAATAGCGTTCCATGCTGAAGTGCTCCAATAATTACAAAACAGCATTTCATCCAGATAACCATGAGTGACACCATGGAGATCCATTTTTCTtgttataaaatattggtcaaaTACTCCTATTGTTTCTTGAATATGGTAGTACCTCACAAGTTAACAGTAATTTGAACTATAATTATTTTACATAGAAAAAATTGTCATTACACAGATTGTCAGTATATTTATCTGTTTGAGTATGTCTGATGTGTAATTAATTTCCCAATAATCTTCTAGTTTTCCATAGCTAATTTGTTACATTGCTTCTTtgatcaaattttaaaatttgaaaaaacaTATCCATCTCAatttctgaaatagaaacagaaaatgctggagatactcagcaggtcagacagcatccatggagagagaaacataatttACATTCCAGATCAATTAATTTTTGTCAGAACTCAGATCATAAATCGGAAACTTTAATTCCTGTTTTCTAGCCACAAATGCTGACCtgctttccagcactttttgtttttatttcaaatttccaacgttttttgcattttgcttttaGCTCAAGATCTTATTATTCATCCAAAAAAAGAACCAAATGTAAAACCAGAGAACCTCCatgataatgattttttttaacttccccATTCAGCATGCTCCAGGTGTGCCTAAGATCCTGGTTGGAAATCGCCTTCACTTGGCTTTTAAGCGGCAGGTGTCTACAGAACAGGCTCAAGCTTATGCGGAACGGCAGGGCATGACGTTCTTTGAAGTTAGCCCATTGTGCAATTTTAATATAATTGAGTCATTCACAGAACTGGCTCGGATTGTGCTAATGAGGCATGGAATGGACAGGCTTTGGAGACCAAACAGAGGTAGGACTTTTACTGCTTAAATGTTCTTAAGACAGAGTAATTTTTCTCACAAATTACAAGATCTGCAGGGACAATTTTGAAACAATGCTTTAAAATCACAGAAATATTGTAATTAAACTTCTGTATTTCTGTTTATGATCTCTCTCATGTATAAAACAGGAGAACAAGTCCTTTGTGTTTGTCTCCCCATCATTGATTCAGTCCTATTCCCTGCTTTGTACTATGTAGAATTTGAATCCTATTGACTTGGAGTAATTCTTCAAACCGTGTATCCATTACCAAGGATGATTATTTCTACTTTCGCAACATCACCTGTTTTCTTCCCCCATCTTGTTCCCACCAATATCTGAAGCTGTCACAGCCCTCTTCGTCGCCTGTAGACCTGATATCTCCATTTTTGAGTTGTTGATTAAATCTTTCACTAAGACCTATTCAAAGCTCATCCACTCCAACCCCGCAGCTCGTCTTCCCACCCCAAGTCTAGTCTTGAAATTGCACTGAGCCAAGGATGTATCAAAGAGCCTTTtagccagtgaagtatttttgacaGCTGGGTATTGTTGTAATATTCCTCCTTCTATTAAATTGTAATACTTCTCCTTCTATTAAAAGCCTCCCCCTGAAGCTTCCATTATCCTCCCTATAGGTAGCTGAGATCACTTGCTACTCCAGGATCATTTTGGAACAAAGCTGCTCGTTCTTTCCACCATTCTCTATCACCTTTTATGTTGTTCCTTTCATTTACATATTCAGAGGGTCTAATGGAATTTCTTCTCACTAAAATCAAGATCATCTCTTCAGAGCCCCTTCATTACAGTATCACCTCCCACTACTCCTCATCCTCAAATTGCACTGAATTGACCATGAACCAAAGACCTTTACTGCTAATTAAGTGACTTCAGGTCTAGACACCATTGTAATGACAACTCTGAGCATATCTGGTCCACAAGGATCACCTGCAGTTATTTTGACCAGTTGCCACTCATTTGCTGACCAACCAGCTTCCCGTCCTGGACAATTTGCTGGTTGACGTTGAAAATGGTTTGCCCAGCATAAAAACTGCCTTCTCTCCTTTAAACCTATCCCAGTTTGCCCTTGCAAACTATCAATctcccattcccttttctctctgaaGTCTTTGAGTGTAATGTCTTCCCAAAATAGGTCCCAATTTTCCCTGCAGTTGTATCACTGTAAGATTACGGTTTCACCACAGCAGTAAAATGGACTTAATTTAATCCATAAATGACATATTCAATGAGTGTGGTCACGATGTATCTCTTTCTCAAGCTCTGAGTATTTCTGCTTTTATCCCTAATTCTTGGCTCTGGCTTAATACTGTGTTTTCTTCACCACATTGAAGGTGTTGTCTAGAATATAAAGACATTGGTAAGTTAGGCTGCTACTATCACACCAGCAGTaaggggagcagtgcacatgcttttgtttacatcaacagtgctgaggtcgagacagttgagagcttcaagttccttggagtgaacgtcaccaatagcatgttctggtccaaccacagagacgccacagccaagaaagctcacgagcacctctacttcctcagaaggctaaagaaatttggcgtgtcccctttgatcctcaccaatttttatcgatgcaccttagaaaacatcctatccagatgtatcacagcttggtatggcaactgctctgcccgagaccgcaagaaactgcagagagttgtggacgcagtacaacacagaacccacccacccaggacattctctcttcttccccctcccattgggcaaaagacaAAAAAGCTTgaatgcacgtaccaccaggctcaaggacagcttctatcccactgtcataagacgaTTgaaccccttgtatgataagatggactcttgacctcataatctactttgttatggccttgcaccgtattgtctgcctgcactgcactttctctgtaactgtaatactttattctgcattctgttattgcttttcccttgtactacctcaatgcactgttgtaatgaaatgatctgaatggatcgcatgcaaaacaaagtttttcactgtacatgtgacaataataaaccgatttaccaattctCTAAAATGTACTTTCATCACCCTGAGGCACAACTTCTTTTAAATTATTGATGCTTTTCGTCCTCCATGAACTTACAATTGTAGAAGCTAATATTCCCATCTTTCCCCAGCTTTGCTGAGCTTCATTGGCTAATTGTGGCTTACACTTTAATGCTCTTCAATACTGGAAAACTCCTCAGTTCCCATTTCCTCCATTCTTTCAGCCATATGTGCTTTATAATTCTCAGACTCAATCCATTGACTCTTTTCTTTAGCCCCAGGCCTCTCTACAAcgccgccccccaccccccccagcatCCACACTCCCAATGTTTGTTTCATTTGTATCTTTGCTGTTAGTCTATTTCCATATATTGTGACAGGACATGATGCTTTTTCTTTACATGAAAACTCTGAAGAAAAGCTAAGTTATTACTTATGTTTGCAGGTAACAAATCACACTGCAGCATTTGTGATGGCATATTTTACCGAACCAACATTCTCTCATGATTATAAAAACATTGTCAACAATCTCACAGAATTTTATCCACAAAATTACTTTCTCTCTAGTTTATTCAAAATTGTTCAGCTATGATAAATGTGATGGGAATCTTGAAGAGATTGGTGCATTGGATTAAGAATGTTGTGCCATTCACTTCACTGGCAAACTTTCCAAATGACAGATTGAATATCTGCTCTACAAGAAGGGAAATGTCACACTGGAACATACATTGGACTTCCACCACCTGTTATATGTTATGAGGAACTGCAGACTCTACTCCACGTTTTACAGTGATTTTGCGTTTTGCCCTTAGCAGTTTTCTTCTCAATTCTCCAAATGAGAATTATCCTCATGAAACTTTCTCCAATTACATAGTAGTAGTTGGTATTGCTGCAGATTGCTACAGATTAGAATCCAGGTTGAAGGGTTGCattcagcaattaaaaaaaaatggcaagtTTGTGGGCACATACTTGAGGAATTTGTGCTCAACTGGAAGTTAGCATGTTTGTAAGTGCTGCTATAACACAACACAATTATAATTAATTATTATCagctaataattttattttatttgctttattattttatCAGTAATTCTTTTGGCTATGAATATTTATTCATATTCTTTGAATAATTTAGTAAATATTTGCTGATCTGCACAGCAAGTTATTTTGGAGGCTCTGTAGTAATTCTTGGATAAATAATTTTGCATTATTTCTTTGCAGTGCTAAGCCTACAGGATCTGTGCTGCCGAGCCATTGTTTCATGCACACCTGTGCACCTGGTGGACAAACTGCCCCTTCCTGTTGCCTTAAAGAGTCACCTTAAGTCTTTCTCAATGGCAAATGGACTGAATGCCAGAATGATGCATGGACGTTCCTACTCTCTCACTGCTAATGGCAGCAAACAAAATAGCCTGAAGAAGTCCAAGATCATTCGTCCTTCTCAAAGCCCAATACAGAGTTGCACTCGAAACAGCTGCAAAATCTCTTAGTTACAGTGCTACAATCTGTCTATGAAAAAGAAAACCGAAACGTGATCACCGTGTATGCAGCTTGACAAGCTGTCTGAtgttccagtttttaaaaaaaactgcttccaAACTGTATTTGTAAAGGGCCCATTTATCATGGGGTTGGAGTTTGCACATGGGAATGAGAAATGATGCTGCTAGTTAAACAGTAAAAGATTACAGGGACCTCTGATTCTTGTGAGTGTTTCAATTGAAGTAGGAATGATCGTGTGATTTACGACAGTTCAATGTCAAAAAAGAAAATGGTGTTTGTTCATTTTTGTGTGATCCAGGCAGTTAAATTGTCTCAAATTGCAATAGATTATCTTGGAGGAAATAAGCATGTATAGTGTTGGTGTGTGCTGGAATTTGAATTGCAATGTACACTATATgttgtttaaaacatttttaagtaTTGCAGTCAGAATATAGATCTCAATGACAGTTTAAGGATCAGTTTCCAGGAATATGGTTTGCCTTGGCAACCTGCAGGCACCTATAAATTAACTGGCAAAAATGT
This region includes:
- the LOC127579868 gene encoding ras-related protein Rab-40B; the encoded protein is MNFYLFNEINCRQSVPIWSVACERMSNKGSPVKAYDFLLKFLLVGDSDVGKGEILASLQDGASESPYGYNMGIDYKTTTILLDGRRVKLQLWDTSGQGRFCTIFRSYSRGAQGVILVYDITNRWSFDGIDRWIKEIDEHAPGVPKILVGNRLHLAFKRQVSTEQAQAYAERQGMTFFEVSPLCNFNIIESFTELARIVLMRHGMDRLWRPNRVLSLQDLCCRAIVSCTPVHLVDKLPLPVALKSHLKSFSMANGLNARMMHGRSYSLTANGSKQNSLKKSKIIRPSQSPIQSCTRNSCKIS